Proteins from a single region of Desulfolutivibrio sulfoxidireducens:
- a CDS encoding cytotoxic translational repressor of toxin-antitoxin stability system has product MLPARIEAAFKVLLAELECDGPTRANWANYAKLGDQTHHCHIKKGRPTYVAVWRVEKGRIRIIEVTYVGTHEKAPY; this is encoded by the coding sequence ATGCTCCCGGCGCGTATCGAGGCCGCCTTCAAGGTCCTTTTGGCCGAACTCGAATGTGACGGCCCCACCCGCGCCAACTGGGCGAATTATGCAAAGCTCGGCGACCAGACGCACCATTGCCACATCAAAAAGGGCCGCCCCACCTATGTCGCCGTGTGGCGCGTCGAAAAGGGGCGGATTCGGATCATTGAGGTGACCTATGTTGGAACCCACGAAAAAGCCCCGTACTGA
- the rpoC gene encoding DNA-directed RNA polymerase subunit beta' has protein sequence MSLDELFSMRGLGQNAISGRTLKAIKISIASPEKIREWSFGEVKKPETINYRTFKPERDGLFCAKIFGPVKDYECNCGKYKRMKHRGIVCEKCGVEVIASKVRRERMGHIELAAPVAHIWFLKTLPSKIGTLLDMTMVDLEKVLYFDSYVVLDPKDTNLHKLQVISEEQFLQVIDHYGGEDAVKVGMGAEAVRLLLEEIDMAKLRAELRDEAMTTKSQTKKKKIIKRLKIVEAFLESTNRPEWMIMEVIPVIPPELRPLVPLDGGRFATSDLNDLYRRVINRNNRLKRLLELGAPDIIIRNEKRMLQEAVDALFDNGRRGRAITGTNGRPLKSLSDMIKGKQGRFRQNLLGKRVDYSGRSVIVVGPKLRLHQCGLPKKMALELFKPFIYSRLEDKGLATTIKTAKKMVEREELVVWDILEEVVREYPILLNRAPTLHRLGIQAFEPTLVEGKAIQLHPLVCSAYNADFDGDQMAVHVPLSMEAQIECRVLMMSTNNILSPANGNPIIVPSQDIVLGLYYLTVERSFSKGAGKIFSDPGEVVCALDAEVVSLHARVKVRIDGKLVDTTPGRIIVGELMPPEVPFEMVNTVLNKRSIGRLVGETYRQAGTKATVILCDHLKTLGYEYATRAGISIGVKDLTVPSRKQAILDASQNEVIQIEQQYAEGIITRTEKYNKVVDVWTKATNDVAAEMMREISTDTLHDDRTGAIERNTSFNPIFMMTHSGSRGNQDQMRQLAGMRGLMAKPSGEIIETPITSNFREGLSVAQYFISTHGARKGLADTALKTANSGYLTRRLVDVVQDVIITDIDCGTVDGLEISHYIKAGDVKQRVHERALGRMTMFDVLDPATEEVLIPANTIIDEHYAQVIEDSGISSLMIRSTLTCQSKYGVCAHCYGRDLARGHLVNVGETVGIIAAQSIGEPGTQLTMRTFHIGGTAAREIERSSITAQHPGRIALTRVKSIKNTQGQLIIMGKSGQVSIVDEQGREREKYNMPSGAKLFVAAGEEVRKDQMLAEWDPFNEPFVTDVSGVIKFTDILEGKTYQEKVDETTKRATQTIIEYRTTTFRPSISVCDETGRPKPRPGTNSPAVFQLPVGAIIMIRDGQEVFEGDIIARKPRETSKTKDIVGGLPRVAELFEVRKPKEMAVVSEIDGMVSFGPETKGKRKIVVTPDAGDPKEYLIPRGKHITVQEGDFVEAGELLTEGYPELHDILKIKGEKFLAKYLVEEIQDVYRFQGVAINDKHIEIIVRQMLKKVQVLDSGDTNFLIGEQVDKQKFMEENLRCAKEGLRPAVAEPLVLGITQASLSTDSFISAASFQETTKVLTEASLMGKEDSLRGLKENVIVGRLIPAGTGYRRYMECEITVPRQPERPDKFLEDLEEDPLLIDM, from the coding sequence ATGTCTTTGGACGAACTGTTTAGCATGCGCGGTCTGGGCCAGAACGCCATTTCCGGTCGGACGCTCAAGGCCATCAAGATCTCCATCGCTTCCCCGGAGAAAATCCGGGAATGGTCCTTCGGCGAGGTCAAAAAGCCCGAGACCATCAATTACCGGACGTTCAAGCCCGAGCGCGACGGGCTTTTTTGCGCCAAGATCTTCGGCCCGGTCAAGGACTACGAATGCAACTGCGGCAAGTACAAGCGCATGAAGCACCGGGGCATCGTCTGCGAGAAGTGCGGGGTCGAGGTCATCGCCTCCAAGGTGCGCCGCGAGCGCATGGGGCACATCGAACTGGCCGCCCCCGTGGCCCACATCTGGTTTTTAAAGACCCTGCCCTCCAAGATCGGCACGCTTTTGGACATGACCATGGTCGATCTGGAGAAGGTGCTCTATTTCGACTCCTATGTGGTGCTTGACCCGAAAGATACCAACCTGCACAAGCTTCAGGTCATCTCCGAGGAGCAGTTCCTCCAGGTCATCGACCACTACGGCGGAGAGGACGCGGTCAAGGTGGGCATGGGCGCCGAGGCCGTGCGCCTGCTTCTGGAGGAGATCGACATGGCCAAGCTTCGCGCCGAACTGCGCGATGAGGCCATGACCACCAAGTCCCAGACCAAGAAAAAGAAGATCATCAAGCGGCTGAAAATCGTCGAGGCCTTCCTCGAGTCCACCAACCGGCCGGAGTGGATGATCATGGAGGTCATTCCGGTCATCCCGCCGGAACTGCGGCCCCTGGTCCCGCTCGACGGCGGACGCTTCGCCACCTCGGACCTAAACGACCTCTACCGCCGGGTCATTAACCGCAACAACCGCTTAAAACGCCTGCTGGAACTGGGCGCGCCGGACATCATCATCCGCAACGAAAAGCGCATGCTCCAGGAGGCCGTGGACGCCCTGTTCGACAACGGCCGTCGCGGCCGGGCCATTACCGGGACCAACGGCAGGCCACTCAAATCCCTGTCCGACATGATCAAGGGCAAGCAGGGCCGCTTCCGCCAGAACCTTCTGGGCAAGCGCGTGGACTATTCCGGCCGTTCGGTCATCGTGGTCGGACCCAAACTGCGGCTGCACCAGTGCGGATTGCCCAAGAAGATGGCCTTGGAGCTCTTTAAGCCCTTCATCTATTCCCGCCTGGAGGACAAAGGGCTGGCCACCACCATCAAGACCGCCAAAAAGATGGTCGAGCGCGAGGAACTGGTGGTCTGGGACATCCTCGAAGAGGTGGTGCGCGAGTATCCGATCCTTTTGAACCGCGCGCCCACCCTGCACCGCCTGGGCATCCAGGCCTTCGAGCCGACCCTGGTCGAGGGCAAGGCCATTCAGCTCCATCCCCTGGTGTGCTCGGCCTACAACGCCGACTTCGACGGCGACCAGATGGCCGTGCACGTGCCCCTGTCCATGGAGGCCCAGATCGAGTGCCGGGTGCTCATGATGTCCACCAACAACATCCTGTCCCCGGCCAACGGCAACCCGATCATCGTGCCCTCCCAGGACATCGTGCTCGGGCTGTACTATCTGACCGTGGAGCGCTCCTTCAGCAAGGGCGCGGGCAAGATCTTCTCCGATCCGGGCGAGGTGGTCTGCGCCCTGGACGCCGAGGTGGTCAGCCTGCACGCCCGGGTCAAGGTGCGCATCGACGGCAAGCTCGTGGACACCACCCCGGGCCGGATCATCGTGGGCGAGCTCATGCCCCCCGAGGTGCCCTTCGAGATGGTCAATACCGTGCTCAACAAGCGCAGCATCGGCCGGCTCGTGGGCGAGACCTACCGCCAGGCCGGGACCAAGGCCACGGTCATCCTGTGCGACCACCTGAAAACCCTGGGCTACGAATACGCCACCCGGGCCGGCATCTCCATCGGCGTCAAGGACCTGACCGTCCCCAGCCGCAAGCAGGCCATCCTGGACGCCTCCCAGAACGAGGTCATCCAGATCGAGCAGCAGTACGCCGAGGGCATCATCACCCGCACGGAGAAGTACAACAAGGTCGTGGACGTGTGGACCAAGGCCACCAACGATGTGGCCGCGGAGATGATGCGCGAGATATCCACCGACACCCTGCACGACGACAGGACCGGGGCCATCGAGCGCAACACCAGCTTCAACCCCATCTTCATGATGACCCACTCCGGATCCCGGGGCAACCAGGACCAGATGCGGCAGCTTGCGGGCATGCGCGGCCTTATGGCCAAGCCCTCGGGCGAGATCATCGAGACCCCCATCACCTCCAACTTCCGCGAGGGCCTGTCCGTGGCCCAGTACTTCATCTCCACCCACGGCGCCCGGAAAGGCCTGGCGGATACGGCGCTGAAAACCGCCAACTCCGGATACCTGACCCGCCGCCTGGTGGACGTGGTCCAGGACGTGATCATCACCGACATCGACTGCGGCACCGTGGACGGCCTGGAGATCTCCCACTACATCAAGGCCGGCGACGTGAAGCAGCGCGTGCACGAGCGGGCCCTTGGCCGGATGACCATGTTCGACGTGCTCGATCCGGCCACCGAAGAGGTGCTCATCCCGGCCAACACCATCATCGACGAGCACTACGCCCAGGTCATCGAGGACTCCGGCATAAGCTCGCTCATGATCCGTTCCACGCTGACCTGCCAGAGCAAATACGGCGTGTGCGCGCATTGCTACGGACGCGATCTGGCCCGGGGGCACCTGGTCAACGTGGGCGAGACCGTGGGCATCATCGCGGCCCAGTCCATCGGCGAGCCCGGCACCCAGTTGACCATGCGCACCTTCCACATCGGCGGCACGGCGGCCAGGGAAATCGAGCGCTCGTCCATCACCGCCCAGCATCCCGGACGCATCGCCCTGACCCGGGTCAAGTCCATCAAGAACACCCAGGGCCAGCTCATCATCATGGGCAAAAGCGGCCAGGTGAGCATTGTGGACGAGCAGGGACGGGAACGCGAGAAATACAACATGCCCTCGGGGGCCAAGCTCTTCGTGGCCGCCGGGGAAGAGGTGCGCAAGGACCAGATGCTGGCCGAGTGGGACCCCTTCAACGAGCCCTTCGTCACCGACGTCTCGGGCGTGATCAAGTTCACCGACATCCTGGAGGGCAAGACCTACCAGGAGAAGGTGGACGAGACCACCAAGCGGGCCACCCAGACCATCATCGAATACCGGACCACGACGTTTCGGCCGAGCATCTCCGTGTGCGACGAGACCGGCCGGCCCAAGCCCCGGCCCGGCACCAACTCCCCGGCGGTCTTCCAGTTACCTGTCGGGGCCATCATCATGATCCGCGACGGCCAGGAGGTCTTCGAGGGCGACATCATCGCCAGAAAGCCCCGGGAAACCTCGAAAACCAAGGACATCGTCGGCGGCTTGCCCCGCGTGGCCGAGCTTTTCGAGGTCAGAAAGCCCAAGGAAATGGCCGTGGTGTCCGAAATCGACGGCATGGTGTCCTTCGGACCGGAGACCAAGGGCAAGCGCAAGATCGTGGTCACCCCGGACGCCGGCGATCCCAAGGAATACCTGATCCCGCGCGGCAAGCACATCACCGTGCAGGAGGGCGACTTCGTGGAGGCCGGGGAGCTCTTGACCGAGGGCTATCCCGAGCTGCACGACATCTTAAAGATCAAGGGCGAGAAGTTTTTGGCCAAGTACCTCGTGGAGGAGATCCAGGACGTCTACCGGTTCCAGGGCGTGGCCATCAACGACAAGCACATCGAGATCATCGTGCGCCAGATGCTCAAAAAGGTGCAGGTGCTCGATTCCGGCGACACCAACTTCCTTATCGGGGAGCAGGTGGACAAGCAGAAGTTCATGGAGGAAAACCTGCGCTGCGCGAAGGAGGGCCTGCGGCCCGCTGTTGCCGAACCGCTGGTTCTGGGCATCACCCAGGCCTCGTTGTCCACGGATTCGTTCATCTCCGCGGCGTCCTTTCAGGAGACCACCAAGGTGCTCACCGAGGCGTCGCTCATGGGCAAGGAGGACAGCCTGCGGGGACTTAAGGAAAACGTCATCGTGGGCCGGCTCATCCCGGCCGGCACCGGCTATCGCCGGTACATGGAATGCGAGATCACCGTTCCGCGCCAGCCCGAGCGGCCGGACAAGTTCCTGGAGGACCTGGAAGAGGATCCGCTGCTGATCGACATGTGA
- a CDS encoding helix-turn-helix domain-containing protein, with product MLEPTKKPRTEAVELCVMVRADRVEEARRAVTPFLAEAESVSWREVYPDFCPADGLRGARIKEGLTQRALAALAGVPQRHISEMENGKRAIGKAMAKRLAEVLKIDYRVML from the coding sequence ATGTTGGAACCCACGAAAAAGCCCCGTACTGAGGCCGTGGAGTTGTGCGTCATGGTCAGGGCGGACCGCGTCGAGGAGGCCCGCCGGGCCGTCACGCCGTTTCTGGCCGAGGCGGAGTCCGTTTCCTGGCGCGAGGTTTATCCGGACTTTTGTCCCGCCGACGGCCTGCGGGGGGCCAGGATCAAGGAAGGCCTGACGCAGCGGGCGCTTGCCGCCCTGGCGGGCGTCCCGCAGCGCCACATCTCCGAGATGGAAAACGGCAAGCGGGCCATTGGCAAGGCCATGGCCAAACGGTTGGCGGAAGTCCTCAAGATCGACTACCGGGTGATGCTGTAA
- the rpoB gene encoding DNA-directed RNA polymerase subunit beta, with protein MAQLRKNFGKIAKSLTIPHLLNLQIDSYDLFLQQNTPPASRADAGLEGVFRSVFPIEDFNKTASLEYVSYEIGEPKYDVAECIAKGLTYEAPLRIKVRLVVYDVDEETENRTIRDIKEQIIYFGTVPLMTEKGTFIINGTERVIVNQLQRSPGIIFEHDSGKTHTSRKVLYSCRIIPMRGSWLDFDYDHKDILYVRIDRRRKMPATILFKAMGMSSTDILRYFYAVEYFRLEGDRVFREISPEMYRKEKAYATVIGSDGKPIVTADKPITKKAWRLLVEGGFEAIEIDPATLTGLYLAEDMADPGTGEVIAAAGDEVTPDLQEKLKDANLTRLPILFSRGVDTSSSIRDTLALDKSTDTVSAQVEIYRRLRPSSPPTQEIAASFFENLFRNADYYDLSPVGRYKLNVRLKLDLSLDFRVLSNEDILRSVKHLTFLKDSHGPADDIDHLGNRRVRPVGELVENQYRIGLVRMERAIKERMSLQEVATLMPHDLINPKPVAAVLKEFFGTSQLSQFMDQTNPLSEVTHKRRLSALGPGGLTRERAGFEVRDVHTSHYGRICPIETPEGPNIGLIVSLTTYSRVNDYGFIETPYRVVKDGVVTEDVVYLDATREIDEIIAGANTEVAADGLLAPVVGARVKGDLLMRPREEVTLMDISPSQIVSVSAALIPFLEHDDANRALMGSNMQRQAVPLLRCEQPLVGTGMEAAVARDSGSCILAEQDGMVHFADAERIIVNYEGDISPGTGGVKTYELMKHHKSNQNTCFGQVPRVLVGQKVKKGDILADGPGIRDGELALGKNLLVAFMPWCGYNYEDSILISERTVKEDTFTSVHIEEFEVVARDTKLGPEEITRDIPNVGEEMLKDLDECGIIRLGAKVGPDDILVGKITPKGETQLTPEEKLLRAIFGDKARDVKNTSLKVPPGIEGTVIDVRVFNRRSGEKDDRTGAIEEFELARLDVKEAQFVAALTDSIREKLWVEVAGKSVAQTIKGRKKGEVLLEAGHPLRREILDELPLRKLAGLFTSKEVNELVAARLDEYEHQIQFIHNIHEQKRAKVTEGDDLPPGVIKMVKVYVAVKRKLNVGDKMAGRHGNKGVVSCILPEEDMPFFADGSPVDIVLNPLGVPSRMNIGQIMETHLGWAGKVLGRKLAQMVAERNPLGEVREAVKDMLGSPEVAELVDSLSDEEFVASVKAVKDGIVAKTPVFDGASEDEIWSWLKKAGLSDDGKVVLYDGRTGEAFHRPVTVGVMYMLKLHHLVDEKIHARSTGPYSLVTQQPLGGKAQFGGQRLGEMEVWALEAYGASHLLQEFLTVKSDDVAGRVKMYEKIVKGDNFLEAGLPESFNVLVKELMSLGLDVDLLQDEKKKAKR; from the coding sequence ATGGCCCAACTGAGAAAGAATTTTGGAAAAATCGCCAAATCCCTGACCATCCCGCATTTGCTGAACCTGCAGATCGACTCCTACGATCTGTTTCTGCAGCAGAACACCCCGCCGGCCAGTCGGGCGGACGCGGGGCTGGAAGGCGTGTTCCGGTCCGTGTTTCCCATTGAGGATTTCAACAAGACCGCCAGCCTGGAATACGTCAGCTACGAGATCGGCGAACCAAAATACGACGTGGCCGAGTGCATCGCCAAAGGGTTGACCTACGAAGCCCCCCTGCGGATCAAGGTGCGCCTCGTTGTCTATGACGTGGATGAGGAGACCGAGAACCGCACCATCCGGGACATCAAGGAACAGATCATCTACTTCGGCACCGTGCCGCTTATGACCGAGAAGGGCACCTTCATCATCAACGGCACCGAACGGGTCATCGTCAACCAGCTCCAGCGCTCCCCGGGCATCATCTTCGAGCACGACTCCGGCAAGACCCACACCAGCCGCAAGGTTCTCTATTCCTGCCGCATCATCCCCATGCGCGGTTCATGGCTGGATTTCGACTACGATCACAAAGACATCCTCTACGTGCGCATCGACCGCCGGCGCAAGATGCCCGCCACCATCCTTTTCAAGGCCATGGGCATGTCCTCCACGGATATCCTGCGCTATTTCTACGCCGTGGAATACTTCCGCCTGGAAGGAGACCGGGTCTTCCGGGAGATCAGCCCGGAGATGTATCGCAAGGAAAAGGCCTACGCCACGGTCATCGGTTCCGACGGCAAGCCCATCGTCACCGCGGACAAGCCCATCACCAAAAAGGCCTGGAGGCTTCTGGTCGAGGGCGGCTTCGAGGCCATCGAGATCGATCCGGCCACCCTGACCGGGCTCTATCTGGCCGAGGACATGGCCGATCCGGGAACCGGCGAGGTCATTGCCGCCGCCGGCGACGAGGTGACCCCCGACCTCCAGGAAAAGCTCAAGGACGCGAACCTCACCCGGCTGCCCATCCTGTTTTCCCGGGGCGTGGACACCTCGTCCTCCATCCGCGACACCCTGGCCCTGGACAAGTCCACGGACACGGTCTCGGCCCAGGTGGAGATCTACCGGCGGCTTCGGCCCTCCTCCCCGCCCACCCAGGAGATCGCGGCCAGCTTCTTCGAGAATCTCTTTCGCAACGCGGACTATTACGACCTCTCGCCTGTGGGGCGGTACAAGCTCAACGTCCGGCTCAAGCTCGATCTGTCCCTGGACTTTCGGGTGCTCTCCAACGAGGACATCCTGCGCTCGGTCAAGCACCTGACCTTCCTCAAGGACTCCCACGGACCGGCCGACGACATCGACCATCTGGGCAACCGCCGGGTGCGTCCCGTGGGCGAACTGGTGGAAAACCAGTACCGCATCGGCCTGGTGCGCATGGAGCGGGCCATCAAGGAGCGCATGAGCCTGCAGGAAGTGGCCACGCTGATGCCCCACGACCTGATCAATCCCAAGCCCGTGGCCGCCGTGCTGAAAGAGTTCTTCGGGACCTCCCAGCTCTCCCAGTTCATGGACCAGACCAACCCCCTCTCCGAGGTCACCCACAAGCGTCGCCTGTCGGCCCTGGGTCCCGGGGGGCTTACCCGCGAGCGGGCCGGGTTCGAGGTCCGCGACGTCCATACCTCGCACTACGGACGCATCTGCCCCATCGAGACCCCGGAAGGTCCGAACATCGGGCTTATCGTGTCCCTGACCACCTATTCCCGGGTCAACGACTACGGCTTCATCGAGACCCCCTACCGGGTGGTCAAGGACGGTGTGGTCACCGAGGACGTGGTCTACCTCGACGCCACCCGGGAGATCGACGAGATCATCGCCGGGGCCAACACCGAGGTGGCCGCTGACGGGCTTCTGGCCCCGGTGGTCGGGGCCCGGGTCAAGGGCGACCTGCTCATGCGGCCGCGCGAGGAGGTCACGCTCATGGACATCTCGCCGAGCCAGATCGTGTCCGTGTCCGCCGCGCTTATTCCCTTCCTCGAACACGACGACGCCAACCGGGCGCTCATGGGATCGAACATGCAGCGCCAGGCCGTGCCCCTTTTGCGCTGTGAACAGCCCCTGGTGGGCACCGGCATGGAGGCGGCCGTGGCCCGGGATTCGGGCAGTTGCATCCTGGCCGAGCAGGACGGGATGGTGCACTTCGCCGACGCCGAACGCATCATCGTCAACTACGAGGGCGACATCTCCCCCGGGACCGGCGGGGTCAAGACCTACGAACTCATGAAGCACCACAAGTCCAACCAGAACACCTGCTTCGGGCAGGTCCCCAGGGTCCTGGTGGGACAGAAGGTGAAAAAGGGCGACATCCTGGCCGACGGCCCGGGCATCCGCGACGGCGAACTGGCCCTGGGCAAGAACCTGCTGGTGGCCTTTATGCCCTGGTGCGGCTACAACTACGAGGATTCCATCCTCATCTCCGAACGCACGGTCAAGGAGGACACCTTCACCTCCGTGCATATCGAGGAATTCGAGGTGGTGGCCCGCGACACCAAGCTCGGTCCCGAGGAGATCACCCGGGACATCCCCAACGTCGGCGAGGAGATGTTAAAAGACCTCGACGAGTGCGGCATCATCCGCCTGGGGGCCAAGGTCGGCCCCGACGACATCCTGGTGGGCAAGATCACCCCCAAGGGCGAGACCCAGCTCACCCCCGAGGAGAAACTCCTGAGGGCCATCTTCGGCGACAAGGCCCGCGACGTCAAAAACACCTCCCTCAAGGTGCCGCCGGGCATCGAGGGCACGGTCATCGACGTGCGGGTGTTCAACCGCCGCTCGGGCGAAAAGGACGACCGCACCGGGGCCATCGAGGAATTCGAGCTGGCCCGCCTGGACGTCAAGGAGGCCCAGTTCGTGGCCGCCCTGACCGATTCGATCCGGGAGAAGCTGTGGGTCGAGGTGGCCGGAAAGTCCGTGGCCCAGACCATCAAGGGCAGGAAGAAGGGCGAGGTGCTGCTCGAGGCCGGCCATCCCCTGCGCCGCGAGATCCTCGACGAGTTGCCGCTACGGAAATTGGCCGGCCTTTTCACCTCCAAGGAGGTCAACGAACTGGTGGCCGCCAGGCTCGACGAATACGAGCATCAGATCCAGTTCATCCATAATATCCACGAGCAGAAGCGGGCCAAGGTCACCGAGGGCGACGATCTGCCGCCCGGGGTCATCAAGATGGTCAAGGTCTACGTGGCCGTCAAACGCAAGCTCAACGTGGGCGACAAGATGGCCGGACGCCACGGCAACAAAGGCGTCGTCTCGTGCATCCTGCCCGAGGAGGACATGCCCTTTTTCGCCGACGGTTCCCCGGTGGACATCGTCTTGAACCCCCTGGGCGTGCCCTCGCGCATGAACATCGGCCAGATCATGGAGACCCACCTGGGCTGGGCCGGCAAGGTGCTCGGCCGCAAGCTGGCCCAGATGGTGGCCGAACGCAACCCGCTGGGCGAGGTCCGCGAGGCGGTCAAGGACATGCTGGGTTCGCCCGAGGTGGCCGAGCTGGTGGACAGCCTAAGCGACGAGGAATTCGTGGCCAGCGTCAAGGCCGTCAAAGACGGCATCGTGGCCAAGACCCCGGTTTTCGACGGCGCAAGCGAGGACGAGATCTGGAGTTGGCTCAAAAAGGCCGGACTCTCGGACGACGGCAAGGTGGTGCTTTACGACGGCCGCACCGGCGAGGCGTTTCATCGGCCGGTCACCGTGGGCGTCATGTATATGCTCAAGCTTCACCATCTGGTCGACGAAAAGATCCATGCCCGGTCCACCGGTCCCTACTCCCTGGTCACCCAGCAGCCGCTCGGCGGCAAGGCCCAGTTCGGCGGCCAGCGGCTGGGTGAAATGGAGGTCTGGGCACTTGAGGCGTATGGCGCGTCGCATCTTCTGCAGGAGTTCTTGACGGTCAAGTCCGACGACGTGGCCGGCCGGGTCAAGATGTACGAGAAGATCGTCAAGGGAGACAACTTCCTGGAGGCCGGACTGCCCGAGTCCTTCAACGTCCTGGTCAAGGAACTGATGTCCTTGGGCCTGGATGTGGATCTGCTCCAGGACGAGAAGAAAAAGGCCAAGCGCTAA